A window of Elgaria multicarinata webbii isolate HBS135686 ecotype San Diego chromosome 2, rElgMul1.1.pri, whole genome shotgun sequence contains these coding sequences:
- the MLH3 gene encoding DNA mismatch repair protein Mlh3 isoform X2 — protein sequence MIKCLAEEVQGSLRSGVAINSLSQCAEELVLNSIDANATCVAIRVDLETFKVQVVDNGCGMEREELNKVGNKYFTSKCCTLEDLENLKFYGFRGEALASIANMASILEISSKTNKIAKTFLKLFHNGKGLEVSETELNRPSVGTTVTVYNLFHQLPVRRKCMDSILEFERVRHKVEALSLIHPSVSFSLRNDASCSMVLQLSKTKDVCSRFAQIYGLGKSQKLREINYMSGRFEISGFISSEGHYNKNIQFLYVNNRLVLRTRLHKLIDFLLRKQSVICKTKSGALTSSLARHRSGPELYGVFIINVKCQHDEYDVCLEPAKTLIEFRSWDAVLTCIEEGVKAFLKREHLFIELCGEDIKEFNESNGFCLGDTTVLQPSLPGEKGIEESFKSACDNIVDSYEMFNLQSKSVRRKITLAKKGSNDIGPINNVKGIDVHPDLTGSEPVHELRHNEMEPHKNGTASDFPKLSNLHEESKMSVNLQIQVLSSKCPEELVGQDRSVVLEIDRHAGTSLCNDIGASSCQDRMLQEKSPDTATIGNIETMGNANRFKCQLPLGCGLMEKSKAMKEGREPYIGSQTTQEVVMEHEPLKLCSTGLITHLMQNEPPHKRTEMKNSLNRQPKLGPVSAKNLFEEKQGGSEQTSNIQECLRITNRRICTANTNECTQKGNLPGQKNDVTSVLTDGRVDFVTSHIKDFFPVAPSGSVHLDNAIKNRQMTELPLRSATCDITKLSLQPKLGSLDRFKRHYGSIKNTTPITDVEKRNEVEVPVYVRSLTDENTDLQNSSICEVSTKKHIVSNNSGCDCLLPLEKSQHFTEESLLSKNIFQVSPLTLTDYSQIRRKSLSGTKFTGTLASKVSRMKESFKKVLNTESTEQPLEQPQACSSQKDEIRWDFSPQNESLQSACHITQLSPREVGTENHCFASVSDKRGNSMVIPSTRVGDLEDTANHCFIDTDGEYIASQNRSLVLLNKDVDSEGLCEDTAIMDGSTRQAIKGYEFHSVNLSRNMEDATDDSSIIQTEESQSHSPKWFHHFDASLGRMVYINKMTGLSTYSAPPGEEPQAVCTKDISTLSVNVMENDTQGDSLQSLFSEWDNPVFAHCPQVAVDVSSRQADSLAVKIHNIVYPYQFTKKMIDSMQVLNQVDNKFIACLINTRADENEETVLDGNLLVLVDQHAAHERVRLEQLITDSYERQPEALVKKKLLASTVCPPLEIEITEDQRRLLWCCHKSLEDLGLELLFPKDNPSQILVGKVPLCFVEREANELRRGRQTVTKSIVEEFIREQVELLQTTGGAQGTLPLTILKVLASQACHGAIKFNDSLTLEESCHLMESLSCCQLPFQCAHGRPSMLPLADVDHLQQESQPKPNLAKLRRMAKAWQLFGKEKEPCGESVRPISETQ from the exons ATGATCAAATGCTTGGCTGAAGAAGTACAAGGCAGTTTACGTTCTGGAGTGGCTATCAACTCACTGAGCCAGTGTGCTGAAGAGCTAGTCCTTAACAGCATAGATGCTAATGCAACATGTGTAGCTATTAGAGTGGATTTGGAAACTTTTAAGGTCCAGGTGGTGGATAATGGCTGTGGGATGGAAAGAGAAGAGCTCAACAAAGTGGGGAATAAGTACTTTACCAGTAAATGCTGCACACTGGAAGACCTAGAAAATTTAAAGTTTTATGGTTTCCGTGGAGAGGCTTTGGCAAGCATTGCCAACATGGCCAGCATACTGGAAATATCATCCAAGACAAATAAGATAGCAAAAACCTTCTTGAAACTATTTCACAATGGAAAAGGACTGGAAGTCTCTGAAACAGAATTGAATAGACCAAGTGTTGGAACAACAGTGACAGTGTACAACTTATTCCACCAGTTACCTGTGAGGAGAAAGTGCATGGATTCTATACTGGAATTTGAAAGAGTGAGGCATAAAGTAGAGGCTCTTTCGCTTATTCATCcctctgtttccttttctttaaggAATGATGCTTCCTGTTCAATGGTACTTCAGCTATCCAAGACAAAAGATGTGTGTTCCCGGTTTGCTCAGATTTATGGTCTAGGTAAATCACAGAAATTACGAGAAATAAATTATATGTCTGGAAGATTTGAAATAAGTGGTTTTATCAGTTCTGAAGGGCATTACAATAAGAACATTCAATTTTTATATGTGAATAATAGACTAGTATTAAGAACAAGATTGCATAAACTCATTGATTTTTTACTAAGAAAACAAAGTGTTATATGTAAGACAAAAAGCGGAGCATTGACTTCAAGTCTCGCTCGTCATCGCTCAGGCCCAGAGCTCTATGGAGTCTTTATTATCAATGTGAAGTGTCAACATGATGAATATGACGTGTGTTTGGAACCTGCAAAAACTCTAATAGAGTTTCGCAGCTGGGATGCTGTCTTAACTTGCATTGAGGAAGGagtaaaagcatttttaaagcgAGAACATCTATTTATTGAGCTGTGTGGTGAAGACATTAAAGAATTTAATGAAAGCAATGGCTTTTGTTTGGGTGACACCACTGTTTTACAGCCTTCTCTCCCCGGGGAGAAGGGTATAGAGGAGAGTTTTAAGAGTGCTTGTGATAATATTGTGGATTCTTATGAAATGTTTAATCTACAATCAAAGTCTGTCAGAAGGAAAATAACTCTTGCAAAGAAGGGATCCAATGACATAGGACCTATTAACAATGTCAAAGGAATAGATGTTCACCCAGATTTAACTGGTTCTGAACCTGTTCATGAACTGCGACATAATGAAATGGAGCCACACAAAAATGGCACTGCTTCTGATTTTCCAAAATTGAGTAATTTGCATGAAGAGTCAAAAATGTCTGTTAATCTACAGATTCAAGTCTTGAGTTCCAAGTGTCCAGAAGAACTTGTTGGGCAGGATAGGTCAGTTGTTTTAGAAATAGACAGGCACGCTGGTACATCACTTTGTAATGATATAGGTGCAAGTAGTTGTCAAGATAGAATGCttcaggaaaaaagtcctgatACTGCCACTATAGGAAACATTGAAACTATGGGAAATGCTAATAGGTTTAAATGTCAACTTCCTTTAGGGTGTGGTTTGATGGAAAAATCTAAGGCAATGAAAGAGGGAAGAGAACCTTACATAGGGTCACAAACCACTCAAGAAGTGGTAATGGAACATGAACCATTGAAGTTGTGTTCCACTGGCCTCATAACACACTTGATGCAAAATGAGCCACCACATAAAAGAACAGAAATGAAGAATTCACTAAACAGACAACCTAAACTGGGTCCAGTAAGTGCCAAGAACTTATTTGAAGAAAAACAGGGGGGTTCAGAGCAGACTTCAAATATTCAAGAATGTTTGAGGATAACCAACAGAAGAATATGCACAGCAAATACAAATGAATGCACGCAGAAGGGAAATTTGCCAGGTCAAAAGAATGACGTAACTTCAGTTCTTACAGATGGTAGAGTGGACTTTGTGACATCACATATCaaagatttttttcctgttgctcCTTCAGGTTCTGTTCATCTAGACAATGCAATCAAGAATAGGCAGATGACTGAACTTCCACTTAGGTCTGCAACTTGTGACATAACTAAATTAAGCTTGCAACCAAAGCTGGGATCATTGGATAGATTCAAGAGACATTATGGTAGCATAAAGAATACAACACCAATAACTGATGTGGAAAAGAGGAATGAGGTTGAAGTGCCAGTCTATGTCAGGTCTCTTACTGATGAGAATACGGATCTTCAAAACTCTAGTATTTGTGAAGTTTCAACTAAGAAGCATATTGTTTCTAATAATAGTGGCTGTGATTGCCTTCTTCCTTTAGAAAAGTCTCAACACTTCACAGAAGAAAGTCTATtaagcaaaaacatttttcaaGTAAGTCCTCTGACGCTGACAGATTACTCTCAAATCAGAAGGAAATCTCTTTCTGGTACTAAATTCACGGGAACACTTGCCTCTAAAGTGTCTAGAATGAAGGAAagctttaaaaaagttttaaatacaGAATCTACAGAGCAGCCTTTAGAACAACCCCAAGCATGCTCAAGCCAAAAAGATGAAATCAGATGGGATTTCTCACCCCAAAACGAGTCTTTGCAAAGTGCTTGCCACATAACTCAACTTTCCCCAAGAGAAGTAGGGACAGAGAATCACTGTTTTGCCTCTGTCTCTGATAAGCGAGGTAATTCCATGGTAATCCCTAGCACAAGAGTAGGGGATCTGGAAGATACTGCCAACCATTGTTTCATTGACACTGATGGAGAGTATATAGCCTCTCAAAACAGAAGTTTAGTTTTGTTGAATAAAGATGTGGATTCTGAAGGCCTTTGTGAAGATACAGCCATTATGGATGGATCTACAAGGCAAGCCATAAAAGGCTATGAATTCCACAGTGTGAACTTGTCCAGGAACATGGAAGATGCCACAGATGATTCAAGTATAATTCAAACTGAGGAATCACAATCTCATTCTCCTAAGTGGTTTCACCACTTTGATGCATCATTGGGAAGGATGGTATACATCAACAAAATGACTGGACTGAGCACATACAGTGCTCCTCCCGGTGAGGAACCTCAAGCTGTATGTACTAAAGATATAAGCACTCTGTCTGTAAATGTCATGGAGAATG ATACTCAAGGAGACTCTCTCCAGTCCTTGTTTTCAGAGTGGGATAATCCTGTGTTTGCTCACTGTCCACAG GTTGCTGTTGATGTGAGCAGTAGGCAAGCTGATAGTCTTGCTGTGAAAATCCATAACATTGTGTATCCTTACCAGTTCACCAAGAAGATGATTGATTCAATGCAG GTCCTTAATCAAGTGGATAATAAATTTATTGCTTGTTTAATCAACACTAGGGCAGATGAGAATGAAGAGACAG ttttaGATGGAAACCTTCTTGTGTTGGTGGATCAGCATGCAGCCCATGAGCGTGTCCGCCTTGAGCAACTTATCACAG ATTCCTATGAAAGGCAGCCTGAAGCATTGGTCAAGAAAAAACTATTGGCCTCCACTGTGTGTCCCCCATTGGAGATTGAGATAACAGAGGATCAGAGGAGACTCTTATG GTGCTGCCACAAAAGCCTGGAGGACTTAGGCCTTGAATTATTATTTCCAAAGGACAATCCCTCTCAGATTCTTGTTGGGAAAGTGCCATTGTGTTTTGTGGAGAGAGAGGCCAATGAATTGCGTCGTGGAAGGCAGACAGTGACTAAGAGCATTGTGGAG GAGTTCATTCGAGAACAAGTTGAG CTGTTGCAGACAACAGGAGGGGCACAAGGAACGTTGCCATTAACAATTCTGAAGGTGCTGGCTTCTCAGGCTTGCCATG
- the MLH3 gene encoding DNA mismatch repair protein Mlh3 isoform X3, translated as MLVSLDTVEVNSPALCLGKAEQGRRARKRNGGCCDYAWDERKEETETVLACAAEAVVRKTGLLTASLGRKFRERESGNAYPVLNDASCSMVLQLSKTKDVCSRFAQIYGLGKSQKLREINYMSGRFEISGFISSEGHYNKNIQFLYVNNRLVLRTRLHKLIDFLLRKQSVICKTKSGALTSSLARHRSGPELYGVFIINVKCQHDEYDVCLEPAKTLIEFRSWDAVLTCIEEGVKAFLKREHLFIELCGEDIKEFNESNGFCLGDTTVLQPSLPGEKGIEESFKSACDNIVDSYEMFNLQSKSVRRKITLAKKGSNDIGPINNVKGIDVHPDLTGSEPVHELRHNEMEPHKNGTASDFPKLSNLHEESKMSVNLQIQVLSSKCPEELVGQDRSVVLEIDRHAGTSLCNDIGASSCQDRMLQEKSPDTATIGNIETMGNANRFKCQLPLGCGLMEKSKAMKEGREPYIGSQTTQEVVMEHEPLKLCSTGLITHLMQNEPPHKRTEMKNSLNRQPKLGPVSAKNLFEEKQGGSEQTSNIQECLRITNRRICTANTNECTQKGNLPGQKNDVTSVLTDGRVDFVTSHIKDFFPVAPSGSVHLDNAIKNRQMTELPLRSATCDITKLSLQPKLGSLDRFKRHYGSIKNTTPITDVEKRNEVEVPVYVRSLTDENTDLQNSSICEVSTKKHIVSNNSGCDCLLPLEKSQHFTEESLLSKNIFQVSPLTLTDYSQIRRKSLSGTKFTGTLASKVSRMKESFKKVLNTESTEQPLEQPQACSSQKDEIRWDFSPQNESLQSACHITQLSPREVGTENHCFASVSDKRGNSMVIPSTRVGDLEDTANHCFIDTDGEYIASQNRSLVLLNKDVDSEGLCEDTAIMDGSTRQAIKGYEFHSVNLSRNMEDATDDSSIIQTEESQSHSPKWFHHFDASLGRMVYINKMTGLSTYSAPPGEEPQAVCTKDISTLSVNVMENGFQCRCHPFRSEFIVPFLPRPQKERSLASQDFRDTQGDSLQSLFSEWDNPVFAHCPQVAVDVSSRQADSLAVKIHNIVYPYQFTKKMIDSMQVLNQVDNKFIACLINTRADENEETVLDGNLLVLVDQHAAHERVRLEQLITDSYERQPEALVKKKLLASTVCPPLEIEITEDQRRLLWCCHKSLEDLGLELLFPKDNPSQILVGKVPLCFVEREANELRRGRQTVTKSIVEEFIREQVELLQTTGGAQGTLPLTILKVLASQACHGAIKFNDSLTLEESCHLMESLSCCQLPFQCAHGRPSMLPLADVDHLQQESQPKPNLAKLRRMAKAWQLFGKEKEPCGESVRPISETQ; from the exons ATGCTGGTCAGTTTGGATACCGTTGAGGTGAATTCTCCCGCTCTCTGTTTGGGGAAGGCAGAGCAAGGACGGAGAGCGCGGAAGAGAAACGGGGGCTGCTGTGACTACGCCTGGGATGAAAGGAAGGAGGAGACAGAGACCGTCCTTGCCTGTGCTGCAGAAGCAGTTGTTAGGAAAACTGGGCTTTTGACGGCATCCCTGGGCAG gaaattcagagaaagagaaagtggcAATGCATATCCAGTCTT gAATGATGCTTCCTGTTCAATGGTACTTCAGCTATCCAAGACAAAAGATGTGTGTTCCCGGTTTGCTCAGATTTATGGTCTAGGTAAATCACAGAAATTACGAGAAATAAATTATATGTCTGGAAGATTTGAAATAAGTGGTTTTATCAGTTCTGAAGGGCATTACAATAAGAACATTCAATTTTTATATGTGAATAATAGACTAGTATTAAGAACAAGATTGCATAAACTCATTGATTTTTTACTAAGAAAACAAAGTGTTATATGTAAGACAAAAAGCGGAGCATTGACTTCAAGTCTCGCTCGTCATCGCTCAGGCCCAGAGCTCTATGGAGTCTTTATTATCAATGTGAAGTGTCAACATGATGAATATGACGTGTGTTTGGAACCTGCAAAAACTCTAATAGAGTTTCGCAGCTGGGATGCTGTCTTAACTTGCATTGAGGAAGGagtaaaagcatttttaaagcgAGAACATCTATTTATTGAGCTGTGTGGTGAAGACATTAAAGAATTTAATGAAAGCAATGGCTTTTGTTTGGGTGACACCACTGTTTTACAGCCTTCTCTCCCCGGGGAGAAGGGTATAGAGGAGAGTTTTAAGAGTGCTTGTGATAATATTGTGGATTCTTATGAAATGTTTAATCTACAATCAAAGTCTGTCAGAAGGAAAATAACTCTTGCAAAGAAGGGATCCAATGACATAGGACCTATTAACAATGTCAAAGGAATAGATGTTCACCCAGATTTAACTGGTTCTGAACCTGTTCATGAACTGCGACATAATGAAATGGAGCCACACAAAAATGGCACTGCTTCTGATTTTCCAAAATTGAGTAATTTGCATGAAGAGTCAAAAATGTCTGTTAATCTACAGATTCAAGTCTTGAGTTCCAAGTGTCCAGAAGAACTTGTTGGGCAGGATAGGTCAGTTGTTTTAGAAATAGACAGGCACGCTGGTACATCACTTTGTAATGATATAGGTGCAAGTAGTTGTCAAGATAGAATGCttcaggaaaaaagtcctgatACTGCCACTATAGGAAACATTGAAACTATGGGAAATGCTAATAGGTTTAAATGTCAACTTCCTTTAGGGTGTGGTTTGATGGAAAAATCTAAGGCAATGAAAGAGGGAAGAGAACCTTACATAGGGTCACAAACCACTCAAGAAGTGGTAATGGAACATGAACCATTGAAGTTGTGTTCCACTGGCCTCATAACACACTTGATGCAAAATGAGCCACCACATAAAAGAACAGAAATGAAGAATTCACTAAACAGACAACCTAAACTGGGTCCAGTAAGTGCCAAGAACTTATTTGAAGAAAAACAGGGGGGTTCAGAGCAGACTTCAAATATTCAAGAATGTTTGAGGATAACCAACAGAAGAATATGCACAGCAAATACAAATGAATGCACGCAGAAGGGAAATTTGCCAGGTCAAAAGAATGACGTAACTTCAGTTCTTACAGATGGTAGAGTGGACTTTGTGACATCACATATCaaagatttttttcctgttgctcCTTCAGGTTCTGTTCATCTAGACAATGCAATCAAGAATAGGCAGATGACTGAACTTCCACTTAGGTCTGCAACTTGTGACATAACTAAATTAAGCTTGCAACCAAAGCTGGGATCATTGGATAGATTCAAGAGACATTATGGTAGCATAAAGAATACAACACCAATAACTGATGTGGAAAAGAGGAATGAGGTTGAAGTGCCAGTCTATGTCAGGTCTCTTACTGATGAGAATACGGATCTTCAAAACTCTAGTATTTGTGAAGTTTCAACTAAGAAGCATATTGTTTCTAATAATAGTGGCTGTGATTGCCTTCTTCCTTTAGAAAAGTCTCAACACTTCACAGAAGAAAGTCTATtaagcaaaaacatttttcaaGTAAGTCCTCTGACGCTGACAGATTACTCTCAAATCAGAAGGAAATCTCTTTCTGGTACTAAATTCACGGGAACACTTGCCTCTAAAGTGTCTAGAATGAAGGAAagctttaaaaaagttttaaatacaGAATCTACAGAGCAGCCTTTAGAACAACCCCAAGCATGCTCAAGCCAAAAAGATGAAATCAGATGGGATTTCTCACCCCAAAACGAGTCTTTGCAAAGTGCTTGCCACATAACTCAACTTTCCCCAAGAGAAGTAGGGACAGAGAATCACTGTTTTGCCTCTGTCTCTGATAAGCGAGGTAATTCCATGGTAATCCCTAGCACAAGAGTAGGGGATCTGGAAGATACTGCCAACCATTGTTTCATTGACACTGATGGAGAGTATATAGCCTCTCAAAACAGAAGTTTAGTTTTGTTGAATAAAGATGTGGATTCTGAAGGCCTTTGTGAAGATACAGCCATTATGGATGGATCTACAAGGCAAGCCATAAAAGGCTATGAATTCCACAGTGTGAACTTGTCCAGGAACATGGAAGATGCCACAGATGATTCAAGTATAATTCAAACTGAGGAATCACAATCTCATTCTCCTAAGTGGTTTCACCACTTTGATGCATCATTGGGAAGGATGGTATACATCAACAAAATGACTGGACTGAGCACATACAGTGCTCCTCCCGGTGAGGAACCTCAAGCTGTATGTACTAAAGATATAAGCACTCTGTCTGTAAATGTCATGGAGAATG GATTTCAATGCAGATGTCATCCATTTAGAAGTGAGTTTATTGTGCCCTTCCTTCCaagacctcagaaagagaggagTTTGGCAAGCCAGGATTTTAGAG ATACTCAAGGAGACTCTCTCCAGTCCTTGTTTTCAGAGTGGGATAATCCTGTGTTTGCTCACTGTCCACAG GTTGCTGTTGATGTGAGCAGTAGGCAAGCTGATAGTCTTGCTGTGAAAATCCATAACATTGTGTATCCTTACCAGTTCACCAAGAAGATGATTGATTCAATGCAG GTCCTTAATCAAGTGGATAATAAATTTATTGCTTGTTTAATCAACACTAGGGCAGATGAGAATGAAGAGACAG ttttaGATGGAAACCTTCTTGTGTTGGTGGATCAGCATGCAGCCCATGAGCGTGTCCGCCTTGAGCAACTTATCACAG ATTCCTATGAAAGGCAGCCTGAAGCATTGGTCAAGAAAAAACTATTGGCCTCCACTGTGTGTCCCCCATTGGAGATTGAGATAACAGAGGATCAGAGGAGACTCTTATG GTGCTGCCACAAAAGCCTGGAGGACTTAGGCCTTGAATTATTATTTCCAAAGGACAATCCCTCTCAGATTCTTGTTGGGAAAGTGCCATTGTGTTTTGTGGAGAGAGAGGCCAATGAATTGCGTCGTGGAAGGCAGACAGTGACTAAGAGCATTGTGGAG GAGTTCATTCGAGAACAAGTTGAG CTGTTGCAGACAACAGGAGGGGCACAAGGAACGTTGCCATTAACAATTCTGAAGGTGCTGGCTTCTCAGGCTTGCCATG